In a genomic window of Bradyrhizobium sp. LLZ17:
- a CDS encoding DNA polymerase III subunit gamma/tau codes for MTDAGAPPNSDSASQAGFALGAPAGTPYRVLARKYRPSSFDDLIGQEAVVRTVSNAFETGRIPQAWILTGVRGVGKTTTARILARALNYEIPDGSVKGPTVHMPTLGVHCQAIMESRHMDVLEMDAASHTGVDDVRQINDSVRYAPASARYKVYIIDEVHMLSTAAFNAFLKTLEEPPEHAKFVFATTEIRKVPVTVLSRCQRFDLRRVEADVLMKHLANIAAKENVEIEPEALGIIARAAEGSVRDSLSLLDQAIAHAAGTVKADAIRQMLGLADRTRVIDLFDSLARGDIAAAFKEFRDQYDVGADPIVVLSDLAEFVNFVTRVKIVPATADNVAYGETERVRAREFASKISMRVLSRMWQMLLKGITEVQAATRPAAAAEMVLVRIAYVADLPTPDEAIKMLEQNGGGSPVVSGSSAARSTPAAPVASAAPVRAPTSSPSSFGGGARPQMAAPAPDPQAAAPALRVTSFTQLVALAGQKRDLMTKGALESDMRLVRFEEGRLEIALEPNASKTMITELARKFELWTGRRWTVIVSNEQGQPTLRSVNQAAKQEHARTAEADPRVQEVLSRFPGAKVVEVRRLAPETPETNINADYGSDDPPDDSDGDDL; via the coding sequence ATGACCGATGCTGGCGCCCCTCCCAATTCCGATAGCGCCAGCCAGGCCGGCTTTGCACTCGGCGCGCCGGCGGGCACGCCCTACCGGGTGCTGGCACGCAAATATCGCCCCTCCAGCTTTGACGATCTGATCGGCCAGGAAGCCGTGGTTCGCACCGTCTCCAATGCGTTCGAAACCGGGCGCATTCCGCAGGCGTGGATTCTCACCGGCGTCCGCGGCGTCGGCAAGACCACCACCGCGCGCATCCTTGCCCGTGCGCTAAACTACGAGATCCCGGACGGCTCGGTGAAGGGGCCGACCGTCCACATGCCGACACTGGGCGTGCATTGCCAGGCGATCATGGAAAGCCGGCACATGGACGTGCTGGAGATGGACGCGGCGTCGCATACCGGCGTCGACGACGTCCGCCAGATCAATGACAGCGTGCGCTATGCCCCTGCCAGCGCCCGCTACAAGGTCTACATCATCGATGAAGTCCACATGCTGTCGACGGCGGCGTTCAATGCCTTCCTGAAGACGCTGGAGGAACCGCCGGAGCACGCCAAATTCGTGTTCGCGACGACAGAGATCCGAAAAGTTCCGGTGACCGTGCTGTCGCGCTGCCAGCGTTTTGATCTGCGCCGGGTCGAGGCCGACGTGCTGATGAAGCACCTCGCCAACATCGCTGCGAAGGAAAACGTCGAGATCGAGCCCGAGGCGCTCGGCATCATCGCGCGCGCGGCGGAAGGTTCCGTGCGTGATTCGCTGTCGCTGCTCGACCAGGCGATCGCGCATGCGGCGGGCACCGTGAAGGCCGATGCTATCAGGCAGATGCTGGGGCTCGCCGACCGCACCCGCGTCATCGATCTCTTCGATTCGCTGGCGCGTGGCGACATCGCGGCCGCCTTCAAGGAGTTCCGCGACCAGTACGACGTCGGGGCTGACCCCATCGTGGTGCTCTCGGATCTCGCCGAATTCGTCAACTTCGTCACCCGCGTCAAGATCGTGCCGGCGACCGCGGACAATGTCGCCTATGGCGAGACCGAGCGCGTGCGCGCACGTGAATTCGCGTCCAAGATCTCGATGCGCGTGCTGTCGCGGATGTGGCAGATGCTGCTCAAGGGCATTACCGAGGTGCAGGCCGCGACGCGCCCGGCGGCTGCCGCCGAGATGGTGCTGGTGCGCATCGCCTATGTCGCCGACCTGCCGACGCCGGACGAAGCCATCAAAATGCTGGAACAGAACGGCGGCGGTTCGCCGGTCGTGAGCGGCAGCAGTGCCGCGCGCAGTACGCCGGCAGCACCTGTTGCCTCGGCGGCGCCTGTTCGCGCGCCGACCTCGTCGCCTTCATCGTTCGGCGGCGGCGCCCGGCCGCAGATGGCCGCGCCCGCGCCGGATCCGCAAGCTGCCGCCCCCGCGCTGCGGGTCACGAGCTTCACCCAGCTCGTCGCGCTCGCCGGCCAGAAACGCGACCTGATGACCAAGGGCGCGCTCGAAAGCGACATGCGCCTCGTCCGTTTCGAGGAAGGCCGGCTCGAGATCGCGCTCGAGCCGAATGCCTCCAAGACCATGATCACCGAGCTCGCACGCAAGTTCGAACTCTGGACCGGCCGCCGCTGGACCGTGATCGTCTCCAATGAACAGGGCCAGCCGACGCTGCGCTCGGTGAACCAGGCCGCCAAGCAGGAGCACGCACGTACCGCGGAAGCCGATCCGCGCGTTCAGGAGGTGCTGTCGCGTTTCCCCGGTGCGAAGGTCGTCGAGGTCCGCAGGCTTGCCCCCGAGACGCCGGAAACCAATATTAATGCGGACTATGGCAGTGACGATCCGCCCGACGATTCCGACGGCGACGATCTCTGA
- a CDS encoding YbaB/EbfC family nucleoid-associated protein, with the protein MADFLGMMKQAAQLQSKMQEMQEQLANVEVEGISGGGLVAVRMTAKMDVKGVKIDPSLMKPEEREVLEDLLVTALGDARRKAETAMQEKMQSLTGGLGLPPGLFGQ; encoded by the coding sequence ATGGCTGATTTTCTCGGCATGATGAAGCAGGCGGCGCAGCTGCAATCCAAGATGCAGGAGATGCAGGAGCAGCTTGCCAATGTAGAGGTCGAGGGTATCTCCGGCGGCGGCCTGGTCGCCGTGCGGATGACCGCGAAGATGGACGTCAAGGGCGTCAAGATCGACCCCTCGCTGATGAAGCCGGAAGAGCGCGAGGTGCTGGAGGACCTTCTGGTCACCGCGCTCGGTGACGCTCGCCGCAAGGCGGAGACGGCGATGCAGGAAAAGATGCAGTCGCTCACCGGCGGGCTCGGCCTGCCGCCGGGGCTGTTCGGCCAATAA
- a CDS encoding GIY-YIG nuclease family protein, whose amino-acid sequence MGARCYYVYILASKIGGTLYIGVTNDLIRRVAEHKSKLIESFTEKYDVARLVYFEQLDDPENAIKREKRLKKWKRAWKIALIEKDNPDWNDLYAGIAGPP is encoded by the coding sequence ATGGGGGCACGCTGCTACTACGTTTACATCCTCGCCAGCAAGATCGGCGGAACGTTGTATATCGGCGTGACGAATGATCTGATCCGCCGGGTGGCCGAGCATAAATCGAAGCTGATCGAGAGCTTCACGGAGAAGTACGATGTCGCTCGACTGGTCTATTTCGAGCAGCTCGATGACCCCGAGAACGCCATCAAACGAGAGAAGCGGCTGAAAAAATGGAAGCGCGCCTGGAAGATCGCGCTAATCGAGAAGGACAATCCGGATTGGAACGATCTTTATGCGGGGATCGCTGGTCCTCCCTAA
- a CDS encoding MFS transporter, whose protein sequence is MTAPDATSAAGTDTISWRDSLAVYLQSRVLIVLFLGFSSGLPLALSGSTLLVWMRESGVDLGTIGLFALVGTPYTLKFLWAPLVDALHVPLFTRAFGRRRGWLLFSQLLLIIAILLLALTDPARSPFYVALGALLVATTSSTQDIVVDAFRVESLPESEQAAGMASYVAAYRIGMLVSTAGALFIVSGFESTGIARASAWTWGYVVMAAMVLIGTVTALVATEPEQSARAEAATHTETAFARVLHAAIGAFSEFLSRKDALAALIFVVLFKFTDAFSGTMTAPFVIDLGFSRNDYAAIVKGVGLAATLIGGFAGGFVARRYSLATSLWIGGVLQALANFSFSWLAFVGTSQWALAFAITCENFTSAIGTVIFVAYLSALCQNPLHTATQYALLTALAAVGRTYLSSGAGYVAKATGWPLFFVICVLVAIPSLVLLTWLQKRRHFETLGPVRI, encoded by the coding sequence ATGACCGCACCCGACGCGACCTCCGCCGCCGGAACAGACACCATCTCGTGGCGCGACAGCCTCGCCGTGTACCTGCAATCGCGGGTGCTGATCGTGCTGTTTCTCGGCTTCTCCTCCGGGCTGCCGCTGGCGCTGTCGGGGTCGACCTTGCTGGTTTGGATGCGGGAATCCGGCGTCGACCTCGGCACCATCGGGCTGTTCGCGCTGGTCGGCACGCCGTACACGCTGAAATTCCTGTGGGCGCCGCTGGTGGATGCGCTGCATGTGCCGCTGTTCACCCGCGCGTTCGGCCGGCGGCGCGGGTGGCTGCTGTTCTCGCAGCTGCTGCTGATCATCGCGATCCTGCTGTTGGCGCTGACCGATCCCGCGCGCTCGCCGTTCTACGTCGCGCTCGGCGCGCTGCTGGTGGCGACGACGTCGTCGACGCAGGACATCGTGGTCGATGCCTTCCGCGTCGAGAGCCTGCCCGAGAGCGAGCAGGCCGCCGGCATGGCATCCTATGTCGCGGCCTATCGCATCGGCATGCTGGTCTCGACCGCCGGCGCGCTGTTCATTGTCTCCGGTTTCGAGAGCACCGGCATTGCGCGCGCATCCGCCTGGACGTGGGGCTATGTGGTGATGGCAGCGATGGTGCTGATCGGGACGGTCACGGCATTGGTCGCCACCGAGCCCGAGCAATCGGCGCGGGCCGAAGCAGCGACACACACCGAGACGGCCTTTGCGCGCGTGCTCCACGCCGCGATCGGCGCCTTCTCGGAATTCCTGTCGCGCAAGGACGCGCTCGCCGCGCTCATCTTCGTCGTGCTGTTCAAGTTCACCGACGCGTTCTCCGGCACCATGACAGCGCCGTTCGTGATCGACCTCGGGTTCTCCCGCAACGACTATGCCGCGATCGTGAAGGGCGTCGGCCTCGCCGCGACGCTGATCGGCGGCTTTGCCGGCGGCTTTGTCGCGCGGCGCTATTCGCTGGCGACGTCGCTGTGGATCGGCGGCGTCTTGCAGGCGCTCGCCAACTTCTCCTTCTCCTGGCTGGCCTTCGTGGGCACCAGCCAATGGGCGCTGGCCTTCGCCATCACCTGCGAGAACTTCACCAGCGCGATCGGCACCGTGATCTTCGTCGCCTATCTCTCGGCGCTGTGTCAGAACCCGCTGCACACGGCGACGCAATATGCGCTGCTCACCGCGCTGGCGGCAGTTGGACGAACGTATCTCTCATCGGGTGCGGGCTATGTCGCCAAGGCGACCGGATGGCCGCTGTTCTTCGTGATCTGCGTGCTGGTGGCGATCCCGAGCCTCGTCCTGCTGACATGGCTGCAGAAGCGACGGCATTTCGAGACGCTGGGGCCGGTGCGGATTTAG
- the rmuC gene encoding DNA recombination protein RmuC has product MNEIIFMLGDWPVRTIDALIGFCALVLILLAVIAVVIARSSRRGAELAMANAIRADELEERVRQMLHAQSEASGRVDAMTQALAGRQADMARAVNERLDSVTHRVGQSMENTTRNTMDSLRALHERLGIIDSAHKNLTDLTTQVTTLRDVLANKQSRGAFGQARMEAIVQDGLPKGAYEFQFTLSTGKRPDCVVFLPDQRPLCIDAKFPLEAMTALHDARTDEERRIATQRLRADVMKHVSDIAEKYLVAGETQEMALMFVPSESVYAEIHDGFDDVIQKAYRARVVLVSPSLLMLAIQVMQQIMKDARMRDAADQIRTEVIKLGDDLGRLRDRVLKLQKHFADANEDVRQVLISADKIEKRAGRIEELDFSKTDAPEGPHLVATGAAELFPRKLQAGE; this is encoded by the coding sequence ATGAACGAAATCATCTTCATGCTCGGCGACTGGCCGGTGCGCACCATCGACGCGCTGATCGGCTTTTGCGCCCTCGTCCTCATCCTGCTGGCAGTGATCGCCGTCGTGATCGCGCGGTCCTCGCGGCGCGGCGCGGAACTCGCGATGGCCAATGCCATCCGCGCCGACGAGCTCGAGGAGCGCGTCAGGCAGATGCTGCACGCCCAGAGCGAGGCTTCGGGCCGGGTGGATGCCATGACCCAGGCCCTCGCCGGCCGCCAGGCCGACATGGCGCGCGCGGTGAACGAGCGGCTGGATTCGGTGACCCACCGCGTCGGCCAGTCGATGGAGAACACCACTCGCAACACCATGGACAGCCTGCGCGCACTGCACGAGCGTCTCGGCATCATCGACAGCGCGCACAAGAACCTCACCGACCTCACCACCCAGGTCACGACCTTGCGCGACGTGCTCGCCAACAAGCAGTCGCGCGGCGCGTTCGGCCAGGCGCGCATGGAGGCGATCGTCCAGGACGGCTTGCCGAAGGGCGCCTACGAGTTCCAGTTTACGCTCTCGACCGGAAAGCGGCCGGACTGCGTGGTGTTCTTGCCCGACCAGCGCCCGCTCTGCATCGACGCGAAATTTCCGCTGGAGGCGATGACCGCGCTGCACGACGCCCGCACCGACGAGGAGCGCCGGATCGCCACGCAGCGGCTGCGCGCCGACGTGATGAAGCATGTCAGCGACATCGCCGAGAAATATCTGGTCGCCGGGGAGACCCAGGAAATGGCGCTGATGTTCGTGCCGTCGGAATCGGTCTACGCCGAGATCCATGACGGTTTCGACGACGTGATCCAGAAAGCCTATCGCGCCCGCGTGGTGCTGGTGTCGCCCTCGCTGCTGATGCTCGCGATCCAGGTGATGCAGCAGATCATGAAGGACGCGCGCATGCGCGACGCCGCCGACCAGATCCGCACCGAAGTGATCAAGCTTGGCGACGACCTCGGCCGCCTCAGGGACCGCGTGCTGAAACTGCAGAAGCATTTTGCCGACGCCAACGAGGACGTGCGCCAAGTGCTGATCTCCGCCGACAAGATCGAGAAGCGAGCGGGGCGGATCGAGGAGCTCGATTTCAGCAAGACCGACGCCCCCGAAGGCCCGCATTTGGTGGCCACCGGCGCCGCCGAGCTGTTCCCACGGAAGCTGCAAGCGGGGGAGTGA
- a CDS encoding DUF805 domain-containing protein, producing the protein MDWTWYLFRFDGRINRALLWQALLIVMLLAAVLGTIGEAINVFNGHKSTTTTTTLIFSLDFNLDELFNAVDPRSYRLLRSADRPTLIFKLSATPLFLWIYLATANKRLHDRNRSGWWMIPFFVVPGLFDQFSDLLPKSNWVVPFTLAASILWLWGLVDMFCLRGTSGHNRFGPDPLAETEDSSASASSPAKSWDQQSEVEIVPPSASPPGGMHVKRSA; encoded by the coding sequence ATGGACTGGACCTGGTATCTCTTCCGCTTCGACGGCCGCATCAACCGCGCCCTGCTGTGGCAGGCGCTGCTGATCGTCATGCTGCTGGCAGCCGTACTCGGGACCATCGGTGAGGCTATCAACGTCTTCAACGGCCACAAATCCACCACCACCACCACCACCCTTATCTTCTCCCTCGACTTCAATCTCGACGAGCTCTTCAACGCTGTCGATCCGAGGTCGTACCGTTTGCTGAGATCCGCAGACCGCCCAACCCTGATCTTCAAGCTGTCCGCAACGCCGCTGTTTCTGTGGATTTATCTCGCAACCGCCAACAAGCGGCTGCACGATCGCAACAGGAGCGGCTGGTGGATGATCCCCTTCTTCGTCGTGCCCGGCCTGTTCGACCAGTTCTCGGACCTGTTGCCGAAGTCCAACTGGGTTGTTCCGTTCACCCTGGCAGCCTCCATCCTGTGGCTGTGGGGTCTCGTCGACATGTTCTGCCTGCGCGGCACCTCGGGCCACAACCGGTTTGGCCCCGACCCTCTGGCTGAAACCGAGGACAGCTCGGCATCCGCCTCGTCCCCTGCAAAAAGCTGGGACCAGCAGAGCGAAGTCGAAATTGTCCCGCCGAGTGCTAGCCCGCCCGGCGGCATGCATGTTAAGCGGAGCGCATGA
- a CDS encoding sugar kinase, giving the protein MAGIAPRILCIGIPVRDLIFRVEAVPERGSKANASHLAEICGGNALNAAIAIARLGGRVAFAGPMGDAQETSSRFILELMAADGVDTTHIVRMPGLMTPVSAIMIEPSGERTLTIYRDPALWRVRLPEADELLADCRAVLVESRCAPFCTEICLEARRRGIAVIVGVDRAMALTDRLLTDASHLLFASGQVQETADVADDGEALKRLSGLTPAFLAATRGPRGTIWLNEAGALEETAAFPVQAVDTLGAGDVFHGAFTLRLAQTGDVREALRFAAAAAALKCTRHGGGLAAPQLIEVEEFLRSYQEPA; this is encoded by the coding sequence ATGGCCGGGATCGCGCCGCGCATCCTCTGCATAGGCATTCCCGTGCGCGACCTCATCTTTCGCGTCGAGGCCGTGCCTGAGCGCGGCAGCAAGGCCAATGCCAGTCACCTTGCGGAGATCTGCGGCGGCAACGCGCTCAATGCCGCGATCGCCATCGCCCGGCTCGGCGGCCGCGTCGCGTTCGCCGGTCCGATGGGCGATGCGCAGGAAACGTCGAGCCGTTTCATCCTCGAGCTGATGGCCGCCGACGGTGTCGATACCACGCATATCGTGCGCATGCCGGGTCTCATGACTCCGGTCTCTGCGATCATGATCGAGCCCTCCGGCGAACGAACGCTCACCATCTATCGCGACCCTGCGCTGTGGCGCGTGAGGCTGCCGGAGGCTGACGAGCTGCTGGCCGACTGCCGGGCGGTTCTGGTCGAAAGCCGCTGCGCCCCGTTCTGCACCGAAATCTGCCTCGAAGCGCGCCGCCGCGGCATAGCCGTCATTGTCGGCGTCGACCGCGCGATGGCGCTGACTGACCGCTTGCTGACCGACGCCTCGCATCTGCTGTTCGCCAGCGGGCAGGTGCAGGAAACCGCCGATGTGGCCGATGACGGCGAGGCCTTGAAGCGCCTCTCCGGGCTGACACCGGCCTTCCTGGCCGCCACCCGCGGCCCGCGCGGTACGATCTGGCTGAACGAGGCGGGCGCTCTGGAGGAGACGGCGGCCTTTCCGGTCCAGGCGGTCGATACGCTCGGCGCCGGCGACGTCTTCCATGGCGCCTTTACGCTTCGCTTGGCTCAAACCGGCGACGTGCGTGAGGCGCTGCGATTCGCTGCGGCGGCAGCAGCGCTGAAATGCACCCGCCATGGCGGCGGCCTAGCTGCTCCACAACTTATTGAAGTTGAAGAGTTTTTGCGCAGCTACCAGGAGCCAGCCTAA
- the recR gene encoding recombination mediator RecR, giving the protein MGAVAGPEIERLVQLLARLPGLGPRSARRAALHLIKKREALMMPLSSALQVALDKVQVCRTCGNIDTQNPCTVCVDPRRDPSIIVVVADVADLWALERANATQGRYHVLGATLSPLDGVGPQDLTIDALVARAHDAQVHEIILALNATVDGQTTAHYITDLLQDANVKVTRLAHGVPVGGELDYLDEGTLSAAMRQRTLF; this is encoded by the coding sequence ATGGGCGCGGTTGCAGGTCCCGAAATCGAGCGGCTGGTGCAGCTTCTCGCACGGCTGCCGGGCCTCGGTCCGCGCTCCGCGCGGCGCGCGGCCCTGCATCTGATCAAGAAGCGCGAAGCGCTGATGATGCCGCTGTCCTCGGCCCTGCAAGTGGCGCTCGACAAGGTTCAGGTCTGCAGAACCTGCGGCAACATCGACACCCAAAATCCCTGCACGGTCTGCGTCGATCCGCGGCGCGATCCGTCGATCATCGTCGTCGTCGCCGATGTCGCCGATCTCTGGGCGCTGGAGCGGGCCAATGCGACTCAAGGTCGTTACCATGTGTTAGGGGCGACCTTGTCGCCGCTCGACGGCGTCGGCCCGCAGGATCTGACCATCGACGCGCTGGTCGCGCGCGCGCATGATGCGCAAGTCCACGAAATCATCCTGGCGCTGAACGCGACGGTGGACGGCCAGACCACAGCGCACTACATCACCGACCTGCTTCAGGACGCCAACGTAAAAGTAACGCGTCTCGCCCATGGTGTGCCGGTCGGTGGCGAGCTTGATTATCTCGATGAAGGGACGCTGTCGGCCGCGATGCGGCAGCGGACCCTGTTCTAG
- the dapE gene encoding succinyl-diaminopimelate desuccinylase, whose product MTDALSIARDLIRCPSVTPADAGALGVLEKALTEAGFVCHRVTFSEHGTADVDNLYARIGSEGPHITFAGHTDVVPPGDETAWSVGAFSGEVKDGFLHGRGAVDMKGGIACSIAAVLEHLAANGGKPRNDGKGSISFLITGDEEDVSINGTVKLLKWTAERGETFDHCVLGEPSNVETLGDTIKVGRRGSQSGTLYVDGVQGHVAYPHRASNPVPDISRLIVAISDEPLDHGSAQFQASNLEFTSVDVGNKAYNVIPGEARAKFNIRYNDNHTQASLRELVETRLTKACGNRIRARIVWEPSNSNVFVTQPGPFTDLAVSAIEEVTGRKPELSTSGGTSDARFISSYCPVIEFGLVGQTMHQVDERVPVADLQKLTQVYRGILQRYFG is encoded by the coding sequence ATGACCGATGCTCTCTCCATTGCCCGCGATCTGATCCGCTGCCCCTCGGTGACCCCGGCCGATGCCGGCGCACTCGGGGTGCTCGAAAAGGCCCTCACGGAAGCCGGCTTCGTTTGCCATCGCGTGACCTTCAGCGAGCACGGCACCGCGGACGTCGACAATCTCTATGCGCGGATCGGCAGCGAAGGGCCGCACATCACCTTTGCCGGCCACACCGACGTGGTGCCGCCGGGCGACGAGACCGCCTGGAGCGTCGGCGCGTTCTCGGGCGAGGTGAAGGATGGTTTCCTGCACGGCCGCGGCGCGGTCGATATGAAGGGCGGCATCGCCTGCTCGATTGCGGCGGTGCTGGAGCATCTCGCCGCGAATGGCGGCAAGCCGCGCAATGATGGAAAGGGCTCGATTTCCTTCCTGATCACCGGCGACGAGGAAGACGTCTCGATCAACGGCACCGTCAAGCTGCTCAAATGGACGGCCGAGCGCGGCGAGACATTCGATCATTGCGTGCTCGGCGAGCCCTCCAATGTCGAGACGCTCGGCGACACCATCAAGGTCGGCCGCCGCGGCTCGCAATCCGGCACGCTTTACGTCGACGGCGTGCAGGGCCATGTCGCCTATCCGCACCGCGCGTCCAATCCGGTGCCGGATATTTCGCGGCTGATCGTGGCGATCTCCGACGAGCCGCTCGACCATGGCAGCGCGCAGTTCCAGGCCTCCAATCTCGAATTCACCTCGGTCGACGTCGGCAACAAGGCCTACAACGTCATCCCCGGTGAGGCGCGCGCCAAGTTCAACATCCGCTACAACGACAACCACACCCAGGCGAGCCTGCGCGAGCTGGTCGAGACGCGGCTGACAAAAGCCTGCGGCAACCGCATCCGCGCCCGCATCGTCTGGGAGCCGTCGAACTCCAACGTGTTCGTCACCCAGCCCGGCCCGTTCACCGATCTTGCCGTGTCGGCGATCGAGGAGGTCACCGGACGCAAGCCGGAGCTGTCGACCTCAGGCGGCACCTCGGACGCGCGTTTCATCTCGAGCTATTGCCCGGTCATCGAATTCGGCCTGGTCGGCCAGACCATGCACCAGGTCGACGAACGCGTGCCGGTGGCGGATCTGCAGAAGCTGACGCAGGTGTATCGCGGGATTTTGCAGAGGTATTTTGGGTAG
- the truA gene encoding tRNA pseudouridine(38-40) synthase TruA — protein sequence MPRYKLTIEYDGAPFFGWQVQETLPSVQGALEAAVKAMTGADLRVHGAGRTDAGVHARGQVAHVDVEKQFPPGRFRDGLNAHLRPHPIAVLEAEIVPDSFEARFSAIKRHYRYRIVNTRANLALDIGHAWRVPRRLDSNAMHAAAQRLLGKHDFTTFRDTECQAKSPEKTLDQLDVLRDGREITIVTSARSFLHSQVRSMVGSLVWVGDGRWTADDLAAALAARNRAACGIVAPPDGLYLMKVDY from the coding sequence ATGCCCCGCTACAAGCTCACCATCGAATATGACGGCGCGCCGTTCTTCGGCTGGCAGGTGCAGGAGACGCTGCCCTCGGTGCAGGGCGCGCTCGAAGCGGCGGTGAAGGCGATGACCGGCGCGGATTTGCGGGTGCATGGTGCCGGCCGCACCGATGCCGGCGTGCATGCGCGCGGCCAGGTCGCTCATGTCGACGTCGAGAAGCAGTTTCCGCCGGGGCGTTTTCGCGACGGTCTCAACGCACATCTGCGCCCACATCCGATCGCGGTGCTCGAAGCCGAGATCGTCCCTGACAGCTTCGAGGCGCGCTTCTCGGCGATCAAGCGCCACTATCGCTACCGCATCGTCAACACCCGCGCCAATCTCGCCCTCGATATCGGCCACGCCTGGCGCGTGCCGCGCCGGCTCGACAGCAACGCGATGCATGCCGCCGCGCAGCGCCTGCTCGGCAAGCACGATTTCACGACGTTCCGCGACACCGAGTGCCAGGCCAAATCGCCGGAGAAGACGCTCGATCAGCTCGATGTGCTGCGCGACGGCCGCGAGATCACCATCGTCACCTCGGCGCGCTCGTTCCTGCACAGCCAGGTGCGCTCGATGGTGGGCTCGCTGGTGTGGGTCGGCGACGGCCGCTGGACCGCAGACGATCTCGCCGCGGCACTCGCCGCCCGCAACCGCGCCGCCTGCGGCATCGTCGCTCCGCCGGACGGGCTGTATCTGATGAAGGTGGATTATTGA
- the nudC gene encoding NAD(+) diphosphatase, whose translation MSAFDSFPLGQPAFVTNVLDRAAHLRRDEEKLFAMEQKVSSRAYVVYRDLLLVKREGEKARALLAIDEALKCGANPGTIFLGLRDGAAVFGMGMPQAAAEKLIGREDYTVTELRGMAMQGAIPPQELSAIAMAKSMVSWHQRHGYCANCGARSAMKEGGWKRECPSCKAEHFPRTDPVVIMLVASGEKCLLGRQKQFPPGMYSCLAGFVEAAETIEDAVRREILEESGISCTEVQYYMTQPWPYPSSLMIGCSARAVSEDIVVDHSELEDARWFTREEAALMLTRTHPDGLAGPHPFAIAHHLLGRWVHDKSGA comes from the coding sequence ATGTCAGCATTCGATTCCTTTCCGCTGGGGCAACCGGCCTTCGTCACCAACGTGCTCGATCGCGCCGCGCATCTGCGCCGCGACGAGGAAAAACTGTTCGCGATGGAGCAGAAGGTCTCATCGCGCGCCTATGTCGTCTACCGCGACTTGCTGCTGGTGAAGCGCGAAGGCGAAAAGGCGCGCGCGTTGCTGGCAATCGACGAGGCCCTAAAGTGCGGCGCCAATCCCGGCACGATTTTCTTAGGGCTGCGCGATGGTGCGGCCGTGTTCGGCATGGGGATGCCGCAGGCCGCCGCCGAGAAGCTGATCGGGCGGGAGGACTATACCGTCACCGAGCTGCGCGGCATGGCGATGCAGGGCGCGATTCCACCGCAAGAGCTCTCGGCGATCGCGATGGCGAAATCGATGGTGAGCTGGCACCAGCGCCACGGCTATTGCGCCAATTGCGGCGCGCGCAGCGCGATGAAGGAAGGCGGCTGGAAGCGCGAATGCCCTTCCTGCAAGGCCGAGCACTTTCCCCGCACCGATCCGGTCGTGATCATGCTGGTGGCTTCCGGCGAAAAATGCCTGCTCGGGCGCCAGAAGCAGTTTCCGCCGGGCATGTATTCCTGCCTCGCCGGCTTCGTCGAGGCCGCCGAGACGATCGAGGATGCGGTGCGCCGCGAGATCCTCGAAGAGTCCGGCATCAGCTGCACCGAAGTGCAGTATTACATGACCCAGCCCTGGCCGTATCCGTCGTCGCTGATGATCGGTTGCAGCGCGCGGGCCGTGAGCGAGGACATCGTCGTCGATCACTCCGAGCTGGAGGATGCGCGCTGGTTCACACGCGAGGAGGCAGCCCTGATGTTGACGCGAACGCATCCCGACGGGCTCGCCGGCCCGCATCCCTTCGCCATCGCCCATCATCTGCTCGGCCGCTGGGTGCACGACAAGAGCGGCGCTTGA
- the def gene encoding peptide deformylase, with translation MALREIIILPDRQLRLVSKPIEKVTPEIRKLADDMFETMYDAPGIGLAAIQVAQPLRLITMDLAKRDENGETNPEPRVFINPEILSSSEELSVYEEGCLSIPEYYEEVERPAKVRVRFTDLDGKVHEEDAEGIYATCIQHEIDHLNGVLFVDYLSKLKRDRVIKKFEKAAKRGE, from the coding sequence ATGGCCCTCAGAGAAATCATCATCCTGCCCGACAGGCAGCTGCGTCTGGTCTCCAAGCCGATCGAGAAGGTCACGCCGGAGATCCGCAAGCTTGCCGACGACATGTTCGAGACCATGTACGACGCGCCCGGCATCGGGCTCGCGGCGATCCAGGTCGCGCAGCCGCTGCGCCTCATCACCATGGATCTCGCCAAGCGCGACGAGAACGGCGAGACCAATCCGGAGCCGCGCGTCTTCATCAATCCGGAAATTCTGTCCTCGTCCGAGGAGCTGTCGGTCTATGAGGAAGGCTGCCTCTCGATCCCCGAATATTACGAGGAGGTCGAACGCCCCGCCAAGGTGCGCGTGCGCTTCACCGATCTCGACGGCAAGGTGCACGAGGAAGACGCCGAAGGCATCTACGCCACCTGCATCCAGCACGAGATCGATCATCTCAACGGCGTGCTGTTCGTCGACTATCTGTCCAAACTCAAGCGCGACCGCGTGATCAAGAAGTTCGAGAAAGCCGCCAAGCGCGGGGAGTAG